The following proteins come from a genomic window of Pyxidicoccus sp. MSG2:
- a CDS encoding MarR family winged helix-turn-helix transcriptional regulator, protein MRRPDDKPALRVEPLAVTGEPEHELVEEGGLSDEGLPPEVDVDASTEESRRLHELIIQLGRYRSLRDPLHGICENHQLTPTQIHALMWLGNDGPTNVGVLAQRIGITKKTITGVVDRLEHMNLVERARDAEDRRAVVARLTERGEALYHQINRSVDQGLRRVLELLEPDDQASLFGLLERVLQRLASRAQAM, encoded by the coding sequence ATGCGACGGCCGGACGACAAGCCGGCCCTGCGCGTGGAGCCGCTCGCCGTCACGGGCGAGCCGGAGCATGAACTCGTCGAGGAGGGAGGCCTGTCGGATGAGGGCCTTCCTCCCGAGGTGGACGTCGATGCGTCCACCGAGGAGTCCCGCCGGCTGCATGAGCTCATCATCCAGCTCGGGCGGTACCGCTCACTGAGGGACCCGCTCCACGGCATCTGCGAGAACCACCAGCTCACCCCCACGCAGATCCACGCGCTGATGTGGCTGGGGAACGACGGCCCGACGAACGTGGGCGTGCTCGCGCAGCGCATCGGCATCACCAAGAAGACGATTACGGGCGTGGTGGACCGGCTGGAGCACATGAACCTGGTGGAGCGCGCCAGGGATGCCGAGGACCGACGCGCCGTCGTCGCGCGGCTCACCGAGCGGGGTGAGGCGCTGTATCACCAGATCAACCGCAGCGTGGACCAGGGCCTCCGGCGCGTGCTGGAGCTGCTGGAGCCCGACGACCAGGCGTCCCTGTTCGGGCTGCTGGAGCGGGTGCTGCAACGACTCGCCAGCCGAGCGCAGGCGATGTGA
- a CDS encoding CaiB/BaiF CoA transferase family protein — protein sequence MSSLPLTGLRVLDLSRLLPGPYATLVLADLGATVDKLEEPDGGDYVRQMPPLRDDVSGLFYGLNRNKRSVTLNLKTPEGREALKRLVRHYDVLVESFRPGVMDKLGVGEAVLREENPRLIYCAISGYGQTGPDRLKAGHDLNYVARAGLLGYGGEAGGAPAFPGVQMGDIGGGSLFALVGILAALHERERTGKGRMVDVSMTDGAVAFLHMHLASRLFMGTEGGPLQRGTEALNGGYACYGLYRTADDRWLAVGALEPKFFSGVCQRLERMDLMEDAYAPGEAGARVKAELTRLFAEHPLAYWQERFAGSDLCIEAVAEGDDVLHDAQLRARGLFVEAEDARLGRKVTHLLTPLRMGDTPLREPPALGQHSREVLAEAGFTDEDLKRLGH from the coding sequence ATGTCGTCGCTTCCGCTCACCGGACTGCGCGTGCTGGATTTGTCGCGCCTGTTGCCCGGGCCCTACGCCACGCTGGTGCTGGCGGACCTGGGGGCCACCGTGGACAAGCTGGAGGAGCCGGACGGCGGCGACTACGTCCGGCAGATGCCGCCCCTGCGCGACGACGTGAGCGGGCTGTTCTACGGCCTCAACCGCAACAAGCGCTCGGTGACGCTCAACCTCAAGACGCCCGAGGGGCGCGAGGCGCTGAAGCGGCTGGTGCGCCACTACGACGTGCTGGTGGAGAGCTTCCGGCCCGGCGTCATGGACAAGCTGGGCGTGGGCGAGGCGGTGCTGCGGGAGGAGAACCCGCGCCTCATCTACTGCGCCATCTCCGGCTACGGGCAGACGGGGCCGGACCGGCTGAAGGCGGGGCACGACCTGAACTACGTGGCCCGCGCGGGGCTGCTCGGGTACGGCGGCGAGGCGGGTGGGGCGCCGGCCTTCCCGGGCGTGCAGATGGGCGACATCGGCGGAGGGAGCCTCTTCGCGCTGGTGGGCATCCTCGCGGCGCTGCACGAGCGCGAGCGCACCGGGAAGGGGCGGATGGTGGACGTGTCGATGACGGACGGGGCGGTGGCCTTCCTGCACATGCACCTGGCGTCGCGGCTCTTCATGGGGACGGAGGGCGGGCCGCTGCAGCGTGGGACGGAGGCGCTCAACGGTGGCTACGCGTGCTACGGCCTGTACCGCACGGCGGATGACCGGTGGCTGGCGGTGGGCGCGCTGGAGCCCAAGTTCTTCTCGGGCGTATGCCAGCGGCTGGAGCGGATGGATTTGATGGAGGACGCGTATGCGCCGGGCGAGGCGGGGGCGCGCGTGAAGGCGGAGCTGACGCGCCTGTTCGCGGAGCACCCGCTGGCGTACTGGCAGGAGCGCTTCGCGGGCTCGGATTTGTGCATCGAGGCGGTGGCGGAAGGGGACGACGTGCTGCACGACGCGCAGCTGCGCGCACGGGGCCTCTTCGTGGAGGCGGAGGACGCGAGGCTGGGCCGCAAGGTGACCCATCTGCTGACGCCGCTGCGCATGGGGGACACGCCGCTGCGTGAGCCGCCCGCGCTGGGTCAGCACTCGCGGGAGGTGCTCGCGGAGGCCGGCTTCACCGACGAGGACCTGAAGCGCCTGGGGCACTGA
- a CDS encoding SCP2 sterol-binding domain-containing protein, with translation MTAQDIIETEIPNVLKQKPELAKEINAVIHFDISGEGGGKWTVDLTKPDNWVSKGAEGTAKMTVAVSNDDFVKIREKKLNAQMAAMQGKLKFKPMDMGLAMKLAKLLA, from the coding sequence GTGACCGCGCAGGACATTATCGAGACCGAAATCCCCAACGTCCTCAAGCAGAAGCCGGAGCTGGCCAAGGAGATCAACGCCGTCATCCACTTCGACATCTCTGGCGAAGGTGGCGGCAAGTGGACGGTGGACCTGACGAAGCCGGACAACTGGGTCTCCAAGGGTGCCGAGGGCACCGCGAAGATGACCGTTGCGGTGAGCAACGACGACTTCGTGAAGATCCGCGAGAAGAAGCTCAACGCGCAGATGGCCGCCATGCAGGGCAAGCTGAAGTTCAAGCCCATGGACATGGGCCTCGCGATGAAGCTGGCCAAGCTGCTGGCGTAA
- a CDS encoding response regulator, with translation MVLVVDDDPDILEALSEILEAEGFEIRRARNGKEALERLEPEPPHLILLDLMMPVMDGWEFAQRMRQRPAVADVPIIVLSADRNVGSKAADIGAVGHLAKPFELNDLLDMVRRSLNPTAASTSA, from the coding sequence GTGGTCCTGGTCGTCGACGACGACCCGGACATCTTGGAAGCGCTCTCTGAGATTCTGGAGGCCGAGGGTTTCGAGATTCGCCGCGCTCGCAACGGCAAGGAGGCCCTGGAGCGGCTCGAGCCCGAGCCCCCCCACCTCATCCTGTTGGACCTGATGATGCCGGTGATGGATGGCTGGGAGTTCGCCCAGCGGATGCGGCAGCGGCCCGCGGTGGCCGACGTGCCCATCATCGTCCTCAGCGCGGACCGCAACGTGGGCAGCAAGGCCGCCGACATTGGCGCGGTGGGGCACCTGGCCAAGCCCTTCGAGCTGAACGACCTGCTGGACATGGTCCGCCGCTCGTTGAACCCCACCGCGGCATCCACCAGCGCCTGA
- a CDS encoding sensor histidine kinase, with product MGAGGTPAAPGLILLPRQGSPRLLGRTLLEHLGLSELPPAVTSVDTLLGAAGFRPRSADRSVWERDGHAVLAGEESLEDGARLLWTFPVRWDEESVRRHVKYLGLASHDLRGSLANIRSYAALLLNGRSPLEPKVKRGLETILRNADRSLSFAQDFFDASRADLGSLPCEAERQSLLPLLDAAVERQRAAATAANVVLVLDVDPVAGLPDVSVDGARIQHAVESFIQYQLARAQAGEVIHLRVRPAPPHVRVEVRRDGAPLSDEDASAVFQREERAFREKKLEDPLRISLARQEVEAHGGGVGVETDRGGSTLFLTLLLAPPAELGPPASMQV from the coding sequence ATGGGAGCAGGCGGTACCCCGGCAGCCCCCGGTCTCATCCTCCTTCCACGCCAGGGGAGCCCACGCCTGCTCGGCCGCACGCTCCTCGAGCACCTGGGCCTGAGCGAACTCCCCCCCGCCGTGACGTCCGTGGACACGCTGCTCGGCGCCGCCGGCTTCCGGCCGCGCTCCGCGGACCGGAGCGTCTGGGAGCGTGATGGCCACGCGGTGCTCGCGGGCGAGGAGTCCCTGGAGGACGGGGCGAGGCTCCTGTGGACCTTCCCGGTGCGCTGGGACGAGGAGTCCGTCCGCCGGCACGTGAAGTACCTGGGCCTGGCGTCGCACGACCTACGAGGCTCGCTGGCCAACATCCGCTCCTACGCGGCCCTGTTGCTCAACGGGCGCTCGCCGCTGGAGCCGAAGGTGAAGCGCGGCCTGGAGACGATTCTGCGCAACGCGGACCGCTCGCTGTCCTTCGCCCAGGACTTCTTCGACGCCAGCCGCGCGGACCTGGGCTCGCTCCCCTGTGAGGCGGAGCGCCAGTCGCTCCTGCCCCTGCTGGACGCGGCGGTGGAACGCCAGCGCGCGGCGGCCACGGCGGCCAACGTGGTGTTGGTGCTGGACGTGGACCCGGTGGCGGGCCTGCCGGACGTGTCCGTGGACGGCGCCCGCATCCAGCACGCGGTGGAGTCCTTCATCCAGTACCAGCTGGCGCGCGCCCAGGCCGGCGAGGTCATCCACCTGCGCGTGCGCCCCGCTCCGCCCCACGTGAGGGTGGAGGTGCGCCGCGACGGAGCGCCCCTGTCCGACGAGGACGCCTCGGCCGTCTTCCAGCGCGAGGAGCGCGCCTTCCGCGAGAAGAAGCTGGAAGACCCGCTGCGCATCTCCCTCGCCCGGCAGGAGGTGGAGGCACACGGCGGGGGCGTGGGCGTGGAGACGGACCGTGGAGGAAGTACCCTGTTCCTCACACTCCTCCTCGCCCCTCCGGCCGAGCTTGGTCCTCCGGCGAGCATGCAGGTGTAG
- a CDS encoding twin-arginine translocase TatA/TatE family subunit, which produces MLILFVLLLLFGATRLPQLGSSLGSAIRNFKKGFGGEEEAAPGQKSPGNLASGGGVEKDVSKSQSPSHHA; this is translated from the coding sequence ATGCTGATCCTTTTCGTGCTGCTGCTCCTGTTCGGGGCCACGCGGCTGCCGCAGCTCGGCTCCTCCCTGGGGAGTGCCATCCGCAACTTCAAGAAGGGCTTCGGCGGCGAGGAAGAGGCCGCCCCCGGCCAGAAGTCGCCCGGCAACCTCGCCAGCGGCGGCGGCGTGGAGAAGGACGTCTCCAAGTCGCAGAGCCCCAGCCACCACGCCTGA
- a CDS encoding AMP-dependent synthetase/ligase has translation MRAENQMAAPAPAAGGSQDGNLVQLLVQNARNASKVGVTHKRDGRWQDVTWAQILEEVKTLSEALVAQGVQPGDRVAVFGNTSLQWIVCDLAISAAQAITVPIYSSNTPDECRYIINHSETSFLFIDNDEKDAKQAGRLTRIRQKLADMPSLKRVVVFDGAIAGGVEMSLADLMKHGREAIQARPEAFDTRVSGIRLDDTNSLIYTSGTTGEPKGVILTHNNWYYEAKASQSVGMMEPTDSVMLFLPLAHVFAQVVKAAWLSMGYRLIIAESVDKLLANLVETKPTVLPSVPRVFEKVYNNVVSNGSSSPGLKGRLFRWAFKLFDEYVEARKQGRAYDTLAFSLAKKLVFAKVRAAISEKLGGNMRLFISGGAPLSAKIGYFFDLLGLKVLEGYGLTETSAGTTVNRENKIKIGTVGAPLPGSELKIASDGEILIRGPGVMKGYYKNPAATAEAINPEGWFHTGDIGELDADNYLRITDRKKDIIVTAGGKNVAPQNIENQLKTHAIISQAMVYGDKRPYLVTLITVSEEGARKLLQDKGAPVGTYAENAKRPEVHAAVKAAMDAVNGEMPPYSTIKRFSVLEADFSQETGELTPKLSVKRKVCNAKYKAQIDAMYEGTAVVD, from the coding sequence GTGAGAGCAGAGAATCAGATGGCAGCTCCGGCTCCCGCGGCCGGGGGGTCGCAAGATGGGAACCTCGTCCAACTGCTCGTCCAGAATGCGCGCAACGCCTCCAAGGTGGGCGTCACGCACAAGAGGGACGGGCGTTGGCAGGACGTGACGTGGGCGCAGATCCTGGAGGAGGTGAAGACGCTCTCCGAGGCCCTGGTGGCCCAGGGCGTGCAACCCGGGGACCGGGTGGCCGTCTTCGGCAACACCAGCCTCCAGTGGATTGTCTGTGACCTGGCCATCAGCGCGGCGCAGGCCATCACCGTCCCCATCTATTCGTCCAACACGCCGGACGAGTGTCGCTACATCATCAACCACTCGGAGACGTCGTTCCTCTTCATCGACAACGATGAGAAGGACGCGAAGCAGGCGGGCCGCCTCACGCGCATCCGCCAGAAGCTGGCGGACATGCCCTCGCTGAAGCGGGTGGTCGTCTTCGACGGCGCCATCGCGGGCGGCGTGGAGATGTCGCTGGCCGACCTGATGAAGCACGGCCGCGAGGCCATCCAGGCGCGCCCCGAGGCCTTCGACACGCGCGTGTCCGGCATCCGCCTGGACGACACCAACTCGCTCATCTACACGTCCGGCACCACGGGCGAGCCCAAGGGCGTCATCCTCACCCACAACAACTGGTACTACGAGGCGAAGGCCTCCCAGTCGGTGGGCATGATGGAGCCCACCGACTCGGTCATGCTCTTCCTGCCGCTGGCGCACGTGTTCGCCCAGGTGGTGAAGGCCGCGTGGCTGAGCATGGGCTACCGCCTCATCATCGCCGAGTCGGTGGACAAGCTCCTCGCCAACCTGGTGGAGACGAAGCCCACCGTGCTGCCCTCGGTGCCGCGCGTCTTCGAGAAGGTCTACAACAACGTCGTCTCCAACGGCTCCTCGTCGCCGGGCCTCAAGGGCCGGCTGTTCCGGTGGGCCTTCAAGCTCTTCGACGAGTACGTGGAGGCGCGCAAGCAGGGCCGCGCGTACGACACCCTGGCCTTCTCGCTGGCGAAGAAGTTGGTGTTCGCCAAGGTGCGGGCCGCCATCAGCGAGAAGCTGGGCGGCAACATGCGCCTGTTCATCTCCGGCGGCGCGCCCCTGTCCGCGAAGATTGGCTACTTCTTCGACCTGCTGGGCCTCAAGGTGCTGGAGGGCTACGGCCTGACGGAGACGTCCGCCGGCACCACCGTCAACCGCGAGAACAAGATCAAGATTGGCACCGTGGGCGCGCCCCTGCCGGGCAGCGAGCTGAAGATTGCCTCCGACGGGGAAATCCTCATCCGCGGCCCCGGCGTCATGAAGGGCTACTACAAGAACCCCGCCGCCACCGCCGAGGCCATCAACCCCGAGGGCTGGTTCCACACCGGCGACATCGGCGAGCTGGACGCGGACAACTACCTGCGCATCACCGACCGCAAGAAGGACATCATCGTTACCGCGGGCGGCAAGAATGTGGCGCCGCAGAACATCGAGAACCAGCTCAAGACGCACGCCATCATCAGCCAGGCGATGGTGTACGGCGACAAGCGCCCGTACCTCGTGACGCTCATCACCGTGTCCGAGGAGGGCGCGCGCAAGCTCCTCCAGGACAAGGGCGCTCCGGTGGGCACCTACGCGGAGAACGCGAAGCGGCCGGAGGTCCATGCCGCGGTGAAGGCCGCCATGGACGCCGTCAACGGGGAGATGCCGCCGTACTCCACCATCAAGCGCTTCTCGGTGCTGGAGGCGGACTTCTCCCAGGAGACGGGGGAGCTGACGCCCAAGCTCAGCGTGAAGCGCAAGGTCTGCAACGCCAAGTACAAGGCGCAGATTGACGCCATGTACGAAGGCACCGCCGTCGTGGACTGA
- a CDS encoding sigma-70 family RNA polymerase sigma factor → MANTTKYAAEGLSHYLRNLGGHQQLTREQEYELARRARKGDESARQTLASSNLAFVVAVAKKFANRGARLDDLVQEGNVGLMKAIEHFDPKKNVRFATYAVWWIRAYITRYLKDNRSQVRGGEAERGSMVDFSLDATIDEEGETTFLDRIEDGGPSPQQVYLSREQDTEIQEALSKVRKRIGDLGWDILTERLTQDKPLTLEELGQRWGVSRERVRQVELKTKNFLERYLSAFNENEEHMDDLASADAA, encoded by the coding sequence ATGGCCAACACGACGAAGTACGCGGCCGAGGGCCTGTCGCACTACCTGCGCAACCTCGGCGGGCACCAGCAGCTGACGCGCGAGCAGGAGTACGAGCTGGCTCGGCGCGCCCGGAAGGGAGACGAGTCCGCGCGACAGACGCTCGCCAGCTCCAACCTGGCCTTCGTGGTCGCCGTGGCGAAGAAGTTCGCCAACCGCGGCGCTCGCCTGGATGACCTCGTCCAGGAGGGCAACGTCGGTCTCATGAAGGCGATCGAGCACTTCGACCCCAAGAAGAACGTGCGCTTCGCCACCTATGCGGTGTGGTGGATTCGCGCCTACATCACCCGGTACCTGAAGGACAACCGCAGCCAGGTGCGCGGCGGTGAGGCCGAGCGCGGCAGCATGGTGGACTTCTCCCTGGACGCCACCATCGACGAGGAGGGCGAAACCACGTTCCTCGACCGCATCGAGGACGGCGGCCCCTCTCCCCAGCAGGTGTACCTGTCGCGCGAGCAGGACACGGAAATCCAGGAGGCCCTCTCCAAGGTCCGCAAGCGGATTGGCGACCTGGGCTGGGACATCCTCACGGAGCGGCTCACCCAGGACAAGCCGCTCACCCTGGAGGAGCTGGGCCAGCGCTGGGGCGTATCGCGAGAGCGCGTGCGCCAGGTGGAGCTCAAGACGAAGAACTTCCTCGAGCGCTACCTCTCCGCGTTCAACGAGAACGAGGAGCACATGGACGACCTGGCTTCCGCCGACGCGGCGTGA
- a CDS encoding FAD-binding oxidoreductase codes for MSTPAHFTRVELARVERACADLLRSLSPEQVRRDEDTLAAYARDESDSGVYAPDAVVFPETTEQVSAVFKVCNAHGVPFTPCGARSGKSGGSLPLCGGVAVSLERMKRIRSISVEDLTAVVEPGVVTGDFMKAVEAVGLFYPPDPNSWEFCTLGGNIAENAGGPRALKYGVTRDYVIGLEWVLPDGEVVRVGRRTIKGVAGYDLVGLFVGSEGTLGVATEITVQLIPLPRKVMTALVVFPSVLQAARGVSAVLAAGILPRCLELIDDVALRAVDGRGFHFPPGAGAAVIAEVDGNNEDGLLAELSQLGDICTQQGATQTLAAQDDSQREKLWAARRSISPALRALKPHKISEDIVVPRSKIPEIIERLKALGAELGLTVATYGHAGDGNLHANILYEGPHQRPLVEEALRRMLVMTVELGGTITGEHGVGHAKREYLSLEQQPGLIELQRRLKRFFDPSGLLNPEKIFPAPKRS; via the coding sequence ATGAGCACGCCCGCGCACTTCACCCGCGTGGAGCTTGCGCGGGTGGAGCGCGCCTGCGCGGACCTGCTGCGCTCGCTCTCCCCGGAGCAGGTGCGGCGCGACGAGGACACGCTCGCCGCCTACGCGCGCGACGAGTCGGACAGCGGCGTGTACGCGCCGGACGCCGTCGTCTTCCCGGAGACGACGGAGCAGGTGTCCGCCGTCTTCAAGGTGTGCAACGCGCACGGCGTGCCCTTCACGCCCTGCGGGGCGCGCAGTGGCAAGAGCGGGGGCTCGCTGCCCCTGTGCGGCGGCGTGGCGGTGAGCCTGGAGCGCATGAAGCGCATCCGCTCCATCTCCGTGGAGGACCTCACCGCGGTGGTGGAGCCCGGCGTGGTGACGGGTGACTTCATGAAGGCGGTGGAGGCGGTGGGTCTCTTCTACCCGCCGGACCCGAACTCGTGGGAGTTCTGCACGCTGGGCGGCAACATCGCGGAGAACGCCGGCGGCCCGCGCGCGCTGAAGTACGGCGTCACGCGCGACTACGTCATCGGCCTGGAGTGGGTGCTACCGGACGGTGAGGTCGTCCGCGTCGGCCGGCGCACCATCAAGGGCGTGGCCGGCTATGACCTCGTGGGCCTCTTCGTCGGCTCGGAGGGCACCCTGGGCGTGGCCACCGAAATCACCGTCCAGCTCATCCCCCTGCCACGCAAGGTGATGACCGCCCTGGTGGTCTTCCCCTCCGTCCTGCAGGCCGCGCGCGGCGTGTCCGCGGTGCTCGCCGCCGGCATCCTCCCGCGCTGCCTGGAGCTCATCGACGACGTGGCCCTGCGCGCGGTGGACGGGCGCGGCTTCCACTTCCCGCCGGGCGCCGGCGCCGCCGTCATCGCCGAGGTGGACGGCAACAATGAAGACGGCCTGCTCGCCGAGCTGTCGCAGTTGGGTGACATCTGCACACAGCAGGGAGCCACCCAGACGCTGGCGGCCCAGGACGACTCCCAGCGCGAGAAGCTCTGGGCCGCACGCCGCTCCATTTCCCCGGCGCTCCGTGCTCTCAAACCTCACAAGATTTCCGAGGACATCGTCGTCCCACGTTCGAAGATTCCGGAAATCATCGAACGGTTGAAGGCCCTGGGCGCGGAGCTGGGCCTCACCGTGGCCACGTATGGCCACGCGGGCGACGGAAACCTGCACGCCAACATCCTCTATGAGGGGCCGCACCAACGGCCGCTGGTGGAGGAGGCCCTGCGCCGCATGCTGGTGATGACGGTGGAGCTGGGCGGCACGATCACAGGCGAGCATGGTGTAGGCCACGCGAAGCGGGAATATTTGTCGCTGGAGCAGCAGCCGGGGCTCATCGAATTGCAGCGCCGCCTCAAGCGCTTCTTCGACCCATCAGGGCTCCTCAATCCCGAGAAAATCTTCCCCGCGCCCAAGCGTTCTTAA
- the folE gene encoding GTP cyclohydrolase I: MARAVEDFLRAAGLPLQDANLEGTPERVAEAWVSEFLDGYARTPEAALGETFPAPKDSSGELVVVTDLRFHSMCPHHLLPFTGRAHVAYVPRSRVVGFGRLSALVDCFAHRLILQEDLARQVAGSLARVLGSPATACIIEAEQACMRLRGDHQRDAVTHAEAYEGGLRRDGALRRELWARLGARR; this comes from the coding sequence ATGGCCCGCGCGGTGGAGGACTTCCTGCGCGCCGCGGGCCTGCCGCTCCAGGACGCCAACCTCGAGGGTACCCCCGAGCGCGTGGCCGAGGCCTGGGTGAGCGAGTTCCTCGACGGCTATGCCCGGACGCCCGAGGCGGCGCTGGGCGAGACCTTCCCCGCGCCCAAGGACTCGTCGGGCGAGTTGGTGGTGGTGACGGACCTCCGCTTCCACTCCATGTGCCCGCACCACCTGCTGCCCTTCACCGGGCGCGCCCACGTGGCCTACGTGCCGCGCTCGCGCGTGGTGGGCTTCGGCCGGCTGTCGGCGCTGGTGGACTGCTTCGCGCACCGGCTCATCCTCCAGGAGGACCTGGCGAGGCAGGTGGCCGGCTCCCTGGCCCGAGTGCTCGGCAGTCCCGCCACCGCCTGCATCATCGAAGCGGAGCAGGCCTGCATGCGGCTGCGGGGCGACCACCAGCGCGATGCCGTCACCCATGCGGAGGCCTACGAGGGCGGCCTGCGGCGCGACGGGGCGCTGCGCCGGGAGCTGTGGGCGCGGCTGGGGGCCCGCCGATGA
- a CDS encoding Rieske (2Fe-2S) protein, producing the protein MQGHPDGDFIPVATLADLDDRGRAVVMVGGTRVALVRVEGRLHALDDTCPHRGGPLSEGDLDGHVLHCPLHAWPFDVRTGQCSRRPGAGVRIYEVRVEGEHILLSASGSFPAR; encoded by the coding sequence ATGCAAGGACATCCGGACGGTGACTTCATTCCGGTGGCGACGCTGGCGGACCTGGACGACCGGGGCCGCGCGGTGGTGATGGTGGGCGGCACCCGGGTGGCGCTCGTCCGGGTGGAGGGGCGCCTCCATGCCCTGGACGACACCTGCCCCCACCGCGGCGGCCCGCTGTCGGAGGGCGACCTGGACGGGCATGTGCTGCACTGCCCGCTACACGCCTGGCCGTTCGACGTCCGGACGGGGCAGTGCTCGCGGCGACCCGGCGCGGGTGTCCGCATCTACGAAGTGCGTGTGGAGGGCGAGCACATCCTCCTGTCCGCATCGGGTAGTTTCCCGGCCCGCTGA
- a CDS encoding zinc-regulated TonB-dependent outer membrane receptor yields the protein MSTVSRRPSDALIVVSVVTLLSTASAAAQETSPPTESTPPAAESGPPGEAPPAELSPEELEEIQKALGSDTQEAQQNAPSGTASAPQSSPGGNTLAVPGLNTSGTNFLDLSLILDVAGAAFTAKEPLQTGGHDPTHNGFNLQQLELSIGSVVDPYFRFDANLVFSQFGVEIEEAYGTTLALPANLQVRAGQFLTRFGRINATHPHAWDFVDQPFAVGRVFGGEGNRGLGTEVSWLTPLPWYVELIGSATDAVGEGTARSFFGATDERVLSPLDLQLTGAVKQFFPLSDNLSLLWGLSAATGPNPTGHDNRTDVYGTDVYLRYRPITEASTTLVTFQTEGFYRRRQVPGGVLTDFNAYAQAAWRFSQRWATAVRYELGTAAKGEGGATVVDPLDPDWTEDRQRITANVTFWPTEFSRLRLQGATDRVGWHESPDYSVFLALELVTGAHGAHAF from the coding sequence GTGTCCACCGTGTCCAGGCGTCCCAGCGACGCCCTCATCGTCGTGTCCGTCGTCACCCTCCTGTCCACCGCCAGCGCCGCGGCGCAGGAGACGTCTCCACCCACTGAATCCACACCGCCCGCGGCCGAGTCGGGCCCTCCCGGGGAGGCGCCCCCCGCCGAGCTCAGCCCGGAGGAGCTGGAGGAAATCCAGAAGGCGCTGGGCAGCGACACGCAGGAGGCGCAGCAGAACGCGCCCTCCGGCACCGCCAGCGCGCCGCAGTCCTCGCCCGGGGGCAACACGCTCGCCGTGCCGGGACTGAACACCAGCGGCACCAACTTCCTGGACCTGAGCCTCATCCTCGACGTGGCCGGCGCGGCCTTCACCGCGAAGGAGCCCTTGCAGACCGGTGGACATGACCCCACCCACAACGGCTTCAACCTCCAGCAGTTGGAGCTGTCCATCGGCTCGGTGGTGGACCCCTACTTCCGCTTCGACGCCAACCTCGTCTTCAGCCAGTTCGGCGTGGAGATTGAAGAGGCGTACGGCACCACGCTGGCACTGCCCGCCAACCTCCAGGTGCGCGCGGGCCAGTTCCTCACGCGCTTCGGACGCATCAACGCCACCCACCCGCATGCGTGGGACTTCGTGGACCAGCCCTTCGCCGTGGGCCGCGTCTTCGGCGGCGAGGGCAACCGCGGCCTGGGCACGGAAGTGTCGTGGCTCACGCCCCTGCCCTGGTACGTGGAGCTCATCGGCAGCGCCACCGATGCCGTCGGAGAAGGCACCGCGCGCAGCTTCTTCGGCGCGACCGACGAGCGCGTGCTGTCGCCGCTGGACCTCCAGCTCACCGGCGCCGTGAAGCAGTTCTTCCCGCTGTCGGACAACCTGTCCCTGCTGTGGGGACTGTCCGCGGCCACCGGGCCCAACCCCACCGGCCACGACAACCGCACGGACGTGTACGGCACGGACGTGTACCTGCGCTACCGGCCCATCACCGAGGCCAGCACCACGCTCGTCACCTTCCAGACGGAGGGCTTCTACCGCCGCCGCCAGGTGCCCGGGGGCGTGCTGACCGACTTCAACGCCTACGCCCAGGCCGCGTGGCGCTTCTCCCAGCGATGGGCCACCGCCGTGCGCTACGAATTGGGCACGGCCGCGAAGGGCGAAGGCGGCGCCACCGTCGTGGACCCGCTGGACCCGGACTGGACGGAGGACCGGCAACGCATCACCGCCAACGTCACCTTCTGGCCCACCGAGTTCTCCCGCCTGCGCCTCCAGGGCGCCACGGACCGGGTCGGCTGGCACGAGTCGCCGGACTACTCGGTGTTCCTCGCCCTCGAGCTCGTCACCGGCGCCCATGGCGCCCACGCATTCTAG